TCTGGGTATAGCCATCGGACCACTGATCGCCGGTTTTTTTATCAAGGATCACGTCAACATTGTCTTTATAAGTATCGGCACCGTGTTTCTGATATCTACCTTTATCATCATCAACCAGGTTAAGATCGGCACACGCAAGGAATTGGCATCAACAAGCAGCGAACATGCTGGACAACAAGAACAACAACGATCGAGCCAACCGCCTTCGCCGTTATTCAGACTACTGCTGAAAAATCCACTCGTTGCCTTCTTCATCGTTGTGTCATTTCTTAACTATTTTATCTATATGCAATACTCATTTAGCCTCCCACTCCAGATGAATCACTCGTTTGGCGAGAACGGGGCAGCCTATTACGGCTCTGTCATGACCATCAATGCCATTAGCGTCATTATTCTTACCACCGTGATCCTGTCCGCTACACGCAAATTAACTGCCCTAAACTCCATAGCTACAGGCGCACTCTTCTATGGAATCGGATTTGGAGCCTTGAACCTGCTCGGAACCTTCCCCCATTTTTCCATCGTCGCCTTATCCACGGTGCTGTGGACCATTGGAGAGATTCTCGTACAGACCAATATCAATCTGTATATTGCTTCGCGTGTACCCGATACACATCAGGGGCGGTTTAATGGCTTGCTGTTATTCGTAGGTTGCCTGGGTTATACACTTAGTCCATATTTGACAGGCATTTTCATCAAAAGCATGGACATGGAAAGTGTATGGATCATTATTCTGGCTGTCAGTCTGTTCTATGGGTTGTCTATGATCATTCTCTGGTATATCGAAAAAAGCTCAACAAGAAGAAACAAAATGAAACCGCTGGATCACTCAAAAAGTATCTGAAACTCAGGGCAGGGCAGCCTATTCTGCCCTTTTTTCACTTTATTTTCACACCAAAATAGGCAAATGTGCATTCGCATCATACTCAATCAATTGCTGACCCGTATGCAATCTCTGTACTAGATCTGGATTGGCAATAAACGGTCTGCCGAACGCAGCCAGATCTATGCTTCCCTTACCAATCGCGTGCTCCGCGGTCTGAACATCCAAATCCCCCACACCAATGATGATTCCATCCCACCGACTTCGAATCCGCTCGTGAAAAGTCTGCTCCCCTTCCCATGCTTTCGCATAATGGTCTATTGAGGGATGCAAGATCGTAATTCCCGTCTCGCGGAACAAGTTCAGATATGCATCGATCATTCCAGCTTTGTCTGCCCAAGCATAGGATGCATCATCATCCTTTTTCTCCGAAAATCGTACCGATATGCGATCCACAGGGATCTCTTTTTTCACAGCCACAATAATATCCCGCAGGAACCGCAATCTACCCTCAGTATCTCCTCCATATTCATCTGTTCTGTGGTTGGTCTTCTCATTGATAAACTGGTCGATCAGATACCCATGTGCAGCATGCAGCTCAATCCCGTCGAACCCCGCCAGAACCGCATTGCGGGCAGCCGTCTGAAAATGCTGAATCGTATCCGCTATATCCTGTGTACTCATCGCTTGAGGAACCTGATACGGTTTATGTAGCTTATGCACTCTTCCCTCTGCCGCAAGGCTGGAAGGTGCCACTGGAGTGGTTCCGATCAGATCGGAGTGGGACAGCCTGCCAACATGCCACAGTTGAGCAATAATGGTGCCGCCATGTCTGTGAACAGCATCCGTTACCCTTTTCCAAGAAATCGTCTGTTCATCTGTATATAAGCCAGGGATGCCATAAGTGCCTTTGCCTGCCAGATTCGGGTTAACGCCCTCGGTAATAATCAGCCCCACACCATCTCGCGCACGCTGCTCATAATACGCCACCATCTCATCCGTCACGGTCCCCTCCTGATCATCAGCAAATCCCCGGGTCAACGGTGCCATCACAATTCGGTTCCTTAATTGCCACTGATGAATCGTTACCGGGCTTAATAATGTTGAACGTGTATACATGTTATCCATGTCATATCCCTACTCTCTTTGTCATTAAGGATATTGTACGGCGGCTCCGATATATCGTAAAATGATTGAAATATATAGTTGTATCTCTCAGAGAGATACCTAACATCAGCATCTGCGGAAGTAATTAAAGTTACCCCACGTTCAGGAGGATACAGCATGGAACTTTCCGATATCGATATTGTTCTCGCGGTGGCGCGTTCAGGCAAAATCTCACAGGCCGCCAAAGAACTGAATTACGCGCAATCCAATGTCACTACGCGCATCAAAAAACTGGAGCAGGAATATCAAATCCAGTTGTTCAACCGATTTCCCAAAGGTGTTGTACTGACCTCCAAAGGAGAACAGTTCGTCCAGTACGCCACACGGATTCACAACCTTTTACATGATCTGAAGCAGGATATGACCGATCCCGGTGAGCCTTCCGGCACGCTGAAAATCGGCATTGTAGAAACGGCGGCATCCAGCCGTTTTATGGAGATTCTGAATGAATATCAGATAACCTACCCGAAGGTGTCCATCTCACTCGTCAACGCCACTTCACCCAAAGTACTGCGCAAGAAAATACAGGACGATGAGATTGATGGTGCTTTTATCAGCGGGGCTTGTGTGAAAGAGGGTCTGAAGGTGGAATATGAGATGCAGGACACGGTTCATATCATCTCCAAGAAGATGGATACACCACCTGAAAGTCTGTGCCAAGTATCATGGGTTGTTTTCCCCGAGGGATGTCCTTATCGTGAAATGACCGAAGAATTTTTGCAGGAAGAGGGACTGTCCGCACGTAATATCATCGAAGTGAGTACGATGGAAAACCTGCTTAGCTGTGTGGAGTCTGGAATTGCTTTTACCATTATGCCGTGCAACGTTATTCACAAGAAACCGGATGATTTCTCCGTATTTGATCTGGCAGATCGTTTTACCCATACCACGACAACCTTTGTCCGCGGTGAGGATCGGTATGTCAGTAGTGCGCTGGATCAATTCATGAAGCTGCTGAATCAGAAGTGCATTACGTTTTGATATAGATAACTTAGTACCCCTCTTTCAACCGCTGATCTTCTTGATTACTAAATGGACTAAAGCACATTGATCGAGACCATAAAAAACAAAGCAAAAGGCACTCATACAGAGTGCCTTTTGCCTTCCTTCCCTTTATACCTATTCAATTAACACCTTACTCCACCTTGAATCGCGCAGCCGATTCGGCCAGCTTTTGCGTCAATTGATCGATCGTATCAACCATGTTGGCCAACTGCTGTACTGTTGAAGATTGCTCCATCATGGTTGCTGTTACCTCTTCAACCGAAGCGGATACCTGCTCTCCTGAAGCCGACAAACTATGGGCCGACTCCAGTACATCATCCTTGTTCTGTAACATCTCCTGCATCTGTCCTGCCATCGTAGCGATCTGTTGATTAATGACCGTTACCTTCTCCAAAATTACATCAAATGCCTGACGAGTCTGCAAGACAAGCTCATCCTGTCTGGATGAGATGGTGTGAATTTCGGCAACACTTTGGTTGTTCTCGGCGACATCAGCCAGATTCTGCTCAATAATACTGGAGATTTCCTTGGATTGGCGGGAACTCTGCTCTGCCAGGTTGCGGATCTCCTCAGCTACAACTGCAAATCCTCTGCCATGCTCACCTGCCCGTGATGCTTCAATGGAAGCATTTAATGCAAGCAGATTGGTCTGCTTCGCAATCTGGCTGATGGCTTCCGTGATCTGACTAATACTGCCCGAACTGGTTTGAAGTTTGACGGTAATCTCCGAGATTTTCTCCACTTCCCGTTCGTTCACCTCATTGATACGCATCAGTTCATTCACGACTTCATTCCCGTTGTGGAATACAGATTCGATCTCATCTGCTCTCGCCTTCACATCCTGCGCACTGCTGTTCATGGCAGCCACTTTATCACCGAAGCTGTTGAATTTGCCTGCAATCTGTTCGGTATCTTCGGATTGGGCCTCCATCGCCTTCGCGATCCCCATGGACGTCGCCGATGTCTCATCAATGGATCTTGCCGTCTGTCTGGATGTCTCCTCCAATTCCTGCGTGCTGGCTTGAAGGACATGGATTGAATTATTCATATCGGTAATGAGATTCCTGTTCTGCTCCACCATACCATTAAAGCTCTCCGCCAGATCTTTGAATTCACTGTTATATCTGCCATTGGCCTTAACGGTCAGATTGCCTTGAGCAAGCTGTTGGAAGAGCCCGATCAGACGAATGATAGGTCTTGTAATACTACGAGAAATCAGCAATCCCACACCAATAGCCAGAACAACTCCGATCAAGGTCACGATAACCATCTGACGTTGGATATCCTCTATTGGGCGCTTGATATCGTCATAATCATCAATGATGACCACAGATAGATCTGCACCGGGAATCTGATTAACGCGATAATAGATGTTATCTCGATCCATCGAAGTGATTTTCACTTTGTCAGTGGCTCTGGCCTCGATGATTCCCATCGCTTCCTTGTCTGCTTCCAGCGTTTGTCCCACAATGGAAGGGTCCAATGAATCATACATGATGATGCCGCTCCGGCTCAGCACTTCAACTCTGCCTTCGGCATTGATTTTAATGTCTCCCAGTTGCCCCAGGAAAAAGCTGCTGTCCACCGACAT
The nucleotide sequence above comes from Paenibacillus sp. W2I17. Encoded proteins:
- a CDS encoding MFS transporter, which codes for MSLFKTYAGLSRDIYYLCLARTINSTGDFVFSLITLVLTLQMGMNVVSAGIFVSMAALISGPGVLLGGYLSDVMGKKTIIVIGQLLSAIMIISCSFWSGTITVGYLLIAVMFFISITRPAYNALIIQLCTEEKERKSAFSLMYLGANLGIAIGPLIAGFFIKDHVNIVFISIGTVFLISTFIIINQVKIGTRKELASTSSEHAGQQEQQRSSQPPSPLFRLLLKNPLVAFFIVVSFLNYFIYMQYSFSLPLQMNHSFGENGAAYYGSVMTINAISVIILTTVILSATRKLTALNSIATGALFYGIGFGALNLLGTFPHFSIVALSTVLWTIGEILVQTNINLYIASRVPDTHQGRFNGLLLFVGCLGYTLSPYLTGIFIKSMDMESVWIIILAVSLFYGLSMIILWYIEKSSTRRNKMKPLDHSKSI
- a CDS encoding alkene reductase, with protein sequence MDNMYTRSTLLSPVTIHQWQLRNRIVMAPLTRGFADDQEGTVTDEMVAYYEQRARDGVGLIITEGVNPNLAGKGTYGIPGLYTDEQTISWKRVTDAVHRHGGTIIAQLWHVGRLSHSDLIGTTPVAPSSLAAEGRVHKLHKPYQVPQAMSTQDIADTIQHFQTAARNAVLAGFDGIELHAAHGYLIDQFINEKTNHRTDEYGGDTEGRLRFLRDIIVAVKKEIPVDRISVRFSEKKDDDASYAWADKAGMIDAYLNLFRETGITILHPSIDHYAKAWEGEQTFHERIRSRWDGIIIGVGDLDVQTAEHAIGKGSIDLAAFGRPFIANPDLVQRLHTGQQLIEYDANAHLPILV
- a CDS encoding LysR family transcriptional regulator is translated as MELSDIDIVLAVARSGKISQAAKELNYAQSNVTTRIKKLEQEYQIQLFNRFPKGVVLTSKGEQFVQYATRIHNLLHDLKQDMTDPGEPSGTLKIGIVETAASSRFMEILNEYQITYPKVSISLVNATSPKVLRKKIQDDEIDGAFISGACVKEGLKVEYEMQDTVHIISKKMDTPPESLCQVSWVVFPEGCPYREMTEEFLQEEGLSARNIIEVSTMENLLSCVESGIAFTIMPCNVIHKKPDDFSVFDLADRFTHTTTTFVRGEDRYVSSALDQFMKLLNQKCITF
- a CDS encoding methyl-accepting chemotaxis protein, with product MGKRKGAGHKLKNMSLKIKLPFMISVLVVLVLLGATTTSYMISSDVVVKKSKDEMNVMADRLGEGLWTAMQLQQQLSHAISVHNTFKELLELRDTNEMTDDTFFTDENPYFNTANTILTDSITDTEGSKPDLFVFDKEGTMVAGTMPEVIGQSRGDREYFKESIQGKSFISDAVVSKTGKKLIIVFSEPITDEQGNILGVFAMSVDSSFFLGQLGDIKINAEGRVEVLSRSGIIMYDSLDPSIVGQTLEADKEAMGIIEARATDKVKITSMDRDNIYYRVNQIPGADLSVVIIDDYDDIKRPIEDIQRQMVIVTLIGVVLAIGVGLLISRSITRPIIRLIGLFQQLAQGNLTVKANGRYNSEFKDLAESFNGMVEQNRNLITDMNNSIHVLQASTQELEETSRQTARSIDETSATSMGIAKAMEAQSEDTEQIAGKFNSFGDKVAAMNSSAQDVKARADEIESVFHNGNEVVNELMRINEVNEREVEKISEITVKLQTSSGSISQITEAISQIAKQTNLLALNASIEASRAGEHGRGFAVVAEEIRNLAEQSSRQSKEISSIIEQNLADVAENNQSVAEIHTISSRQDELVLQTRQAFDVILEKVTVINQQIATMAGQMQEMLQNKDDVLESAHSLSASGEQVSASVEEVTATMMEQSSTVQQLANMVDTIDQLTQKLAESAARFKVE